Within the Thermanaeromonas toyohensis ToBE genome, the region GTGGAAGAAAGCGGGGGACCCAAAGTAAGGGGTTAATCCGCACACTACCTGTGCGGTAGGGCTAGGTACTCGGCCCGCACCCGTCAGCTAACCCCGTAGGCGTGAGAGCCGGGTGGACTTTTGTTTTATTGGAGAGGTGGCTTAACGTTAATACGCTTATTGAAATCGTATAACTCAAGCTTAATTAGAAGCCTATCCCCCGGCTTTTGACGATGTTCAGCCACCAGCTCTGCTTGTTGAATATAGGTGGTCCCCCTGTCAATCCAGAGCTTACAGGCAAAATTCCCCCAGTAAGCGGTAAGGAGGGCATTATTTATTTCTGGCCGTAAAACTAAAAGATAAGGGCGTCCAGGCATATTTTTCTGCCTTCCTTTATAATGTAGCTCTTTTACCTTGGTTATTTTGAGGATGGACAGGGGATTTACCTCTACCAGAAAAATCTCTTGTTGTAATGGGTTGTTCCCAGGAGTAACCATCCACCGCTGGGATACAGGATCTTTGAAGTAAGTAGTATCCTTTACCTGGTAAATGTCTACCTCCTGGCCGGTCATCTTACCCCAAAGGTGTAAATCTCCTGCAGGTGTACGTTCCCCGCTCACTCTGCTTATCTCAATGCATCCTCCCTCTGTTTCCAGGAAGGCCTCCAAGTGGAAACGATAACTTTTAAGGGCATGGGTTGTATCTAGGGCTTTAACCAATAGTTCCTCGGGTGTCACTCTGATCTCTTGCCAATAAAATTTATAGCCCCAGGTACTGGCTAAAACCAAAGCCAGGACTACCAGGGCTATCCTAAGATTTAGTTTAGGTAGAGGGATTTTCAATTCTACCCACCCCTCCCTGGCTAGGTATTTTTTTATAAAATACTTAATTCCCTTAGGGAGGGGTTATGCCAGCATAATAATGGTGGTAAATGTTTCTAATATTCCCCCCAACGCCCAGCCGCTCGGTAAAGGGTTAGGACCTTCTCCGCTGGGAGTTCCGGCCCCAGGCACCCGCTGCTGGTGGAAAAGATGAAGCCACCGCCTGGGGCTGCTATAGTCATAAGCTCCCTTACCGCTTTTTCAATCTCCTTTTCGGAAGCCCTAATCAAAAAATCGAGGTCAAAGTTACCCATCAAGCAAAGCTCGTTACCATATTCGTGTTTAATCTTACTTATATCCATACCACTTGCTGGCTCTAAAGAATGTACCCCTGTAAACCCGGCTTTCACCAAATAAGGTAAAAGATCCTGGATGTTCCCATCCGAATGGAAGAAAACCGGAACCTGGTACTCCTTTAACTTAGCCACCTGGCGCTCCCAAAGGGGCAAAAAAAGATCTCGTACCAGGATGGGGCTGATATAAAGGCCACGGGTATAGGCTATATCATCGGCC harbors:
- a CDS encoding uroporphyrinogen decarboxylase family protein; protein product: MTRAERVYRALTRQALDRVPKGEWQLAPGLVAALLGKTSPITWEDEVAARKLLGMDLVGLTAGVSEKEASSFKRWREDTDFFIFALVDGPFQRAAKKMGFMDFLCRVANREEQIMELAQDEARQGTEEALRAVEAGAHGVILADDIAYTRGLYISPILVRDLFLPLWERQVAKLKEYQVPVFFHSDGNIQDLLPYLVKAGFTGVHSLEPASGMDISKIKHEYGNELCLMGNFDLDFLIRASEKEIEKAVRELMTIAAPGGGFIFSTSSGCLGPELPAEKVLTLYRAAGRWGEY